A stretch of Candidatus Melainabacteria bacterium RIFOXYA2_FULL_32_9 DNA encodes these proteins:
- a CDS encoding NAD-dependent epimerase, whose amino-acid sequence MSIILVTGSAGLIGSESVKFFHSKDYKIIGIDNDMRAYFFGKEASTFWNNEKLQQELDNYKHFNIDIRDYTELEKIYQAYNKDIAGIIHTAAQPSHDWAAREPITDFTVNANGTLNLLELTRKYCPDAVFIFTSTNKVYGDTPNHLPLIELETRWEVDPHHPFAKDGIDESMNIDNSKHSLFGVSKVAADVLVQEYGKYFGMKTVAFRGGCLTGPSHSGAELHGFLAYLILNAVKNKEYTVFGYKGKQVRDNIHSKDLINAFWHYFQNPKSGEVYNIGGSRYSNISILEAINFIEDIAGYKLKHKISEQARVGDHIWYINNVNKFKKHYPAWEYEYDIKKILTEMINAAEHKIFAK is encoded by the coding sequence ATGAGCATAATCCTGGTCACAGGTTCAGCTGGATTGATTGGCAGTGAGTCAGTAAAGTTTTTTCATTCAAAAGATTATAAAATAATTGGTATAGACAATGATATGCGTGCTTACTTTTTTGGCAAAGAAGCCAGTACTTTTTGGAATAATGAAAAACTTCAACAAGAATTGGACAATTATAAACATTTTAATATTGACATCAGGGATTACACAGAATTAGAAAAAATCTACCAAGCTTATAATAAAGATATAGCTGGAATAATACATACAGCAGCACAACCATCTCACGATTGGGCAGCTAGAGAGCCTATAACCGATTTTACTGTTAATGCTAATGGCACACTAAATTTACTTGAGCTTACAAGAAAGTACTGTCCTGATGCAGTGTTTATTTTTACCAGTACAAATAAAGTTTATGGAGATACTCCTAATCATTTACCTTTAATAGAACTGGAAACACGCTGGGAAGTAGATCCTCATCATCCTTTTGCAAAAGATGGGATTGATGAATCTATGAATATTGATAATTCAAAACACAGCTTATTTGGAGTAAGTAAAGTAGCAGCTGATGTACTTGTTCAAGAATATGGAAAATATTTTGGGATGAAAACAGTTGCTTTTAGAGGAGGATGTTTAACAGGTCCAAGCCATAGTGGTGCAGAATTACATGGTTTTTTAGCGTATTTAATCTTAAATGCAGTTAAAAATAAAGAGTATACCGTTTTTGGATATAAAGGAAAACAGGTAAGGGATAATATACATAGCAAAGACCTAATTAATGCTTTTTGGCATTATTTTCAAAATCCAAAAAGTGGAGAAGTTTATAATATTGGTGGATCAAGATATTCAAACATATCAATATTAGAAGCAATAAATTTTATAGAAGATATTGCTGGCTATAAACTTAAACATAAAATATCTGAACAGGCAAGAGTTGGGGATCACATCTGGTATATCAATAATGTAAACAAGTTTAAAAAGCATTATCCTGCTTGGGAGTATGAATATGACATCAAAAAAATACTTACAGAAATGATAAATGCGGCTGAACACAAAATTTTTGCCAAGTAA